The following DNA comes from Musa acuminata AAA Group cultivar baxijiao chromosome BXJ1-4, Cavendish_Baxijiao_AAA, whole genome shotgun sequence.
TCCATCGcaataagaaagagaaagaacCGCATTCTTCGATTCTTTTGCGCGCACCGACAAGGCGTCCAGCTCATGTATCGGATTGCGATCTATCTCTACTTTTATCATATTGATGATGGCTTGGAAAAGGCCTCGTCGCCGCATTCGTGTTATTATTCAACTGCGCTAAATTACCCTTTCTTGGTTCTTACAGTTGAACAAGAAGAAGACCGAGAATACAAGTTGCAGGGCAGAAATATATGAAAGAGATGAAGACACGAGGAGAAGAAGTGATGATGCTGCAGTGTCTGGTAATCTGTTAATTCGGCGGTGGTTGATGAAGCGCCTTATAGGTCATGTACTCTGACGACGTCGACTTCGACGCCGCCGGCTTTACCGAACAATTCGAGAGGCTGCATGGAATATAGTGCGACACCGGGCAGTGCTTCGGCCGCCACAGGAATTTGGAGCATTCCGACGGCGGCCGCTGCTCCGGCAGTCCCACTATGCAGTTATGCCGCACGTCGAGCACTTCGCTCTTGACCAAGTCCCAGCAGGAGAGTCCCAGCGAGGTGAAGTAGTTCCCCGACAGCGACAGGTTCGCCAAGTTGCCGTCCTTGGCCAGCCGGCATACCACGTCGGGCACCTCCCCGTAGAGCAGATTCCCCGCCAGGTTCAGCTGTTCCACCTTGAGCAGGCAGCCGAAGGACCACGGTATCGGCCCGGTGACCTGATTGAACCCCGCGTCGAACACCGTCGCAATGCTCAGTAATCCGATCTCGTACGGTAGGCAGCCGGAGAGCTTGTTGTTGAGGAAGAGCACCTCGACCAGGGTTTTTGACGCGTTGCAGATGGACCGGGGGATCGGCCCGGTGAAGCCGTTGTTGGCCAGGGTCAGGTAGGCCACCGGCGAGCTGCCGAGGTCGGCCGGCAGCGGCCGGAAGAAGTTGTTGTTGTTGAGGAAGAGCACGTCGAGGTCGAGGGCGAAGACGGAGGCCGGGACGGAGCCGGCGAAGAGGTTGTAACGGAGGTCTAGAAAGATGAGGTTGCTTAGCGCGAGGACGTCGGCCGGGAACGGGCCGGAGTGGAGGTTGTTGCTGACGTCGAGCTCGTAGAGGTAGGGAAGGCCGGTGAGGTCGGGGATGGGGCCGGAGAAGTTGTTGGAGTTGGCGTGGAAGAGCGCGACGTCGGGGAGCTGGTCGACGAAGCCGGCGACAGTCGGCGCGCAGAGGCGGAAGCCATTGAAGTCTACGGAGGCGATGGTGGGCGTGTCGGGGGAGTCCGGCGGGGCTGCACAATAGAAGCCCTGGTAGGTGCAAGGCCGGTAGCCCACCCATGTCTGGATGACGCCATTAGGATCGCAGGTGATGCTCCGCTTGAAGCGTTGGATGACGAGGTAGGCGTAGTACTGCTTGAGGTTGGGGAAGTCGGAGGGCTGCGGCTCGGACGACGGTGGCGACGCAGGCGGTGAGCAGCCGCCAGAATCATCCGTTGGAGATGGCGACGCAGTGGGGCTCTCGCTGCCACTGCCCCCGACGCCAACGCCGATGCTAATCTCAATGGCTTTTCTCTGTCGCTCCAATTGCGTACGGCCACTGAGGGAGGGAGAGACGAGGAGGAAGATGATGCAGAGAACCAGCAGCAGTGTTCTGATAGCCATGTTAAAGCGTCTCTTCCTTCATTTCGTTTCTCCTCCTAACTTGTTTGTTTCCATGCAGTGTAGTGTTGTGATATATGTCTCGATCTTGAGACTGTttggccgagagagagagagagagagcgtgtgACTGGTGATGGTGGGAGGAAAGCGACAaaaagagggagggaggggaCCGAAGGTCACGAGGAGAACAGAATCATACTTTGCGCAAAAGAAAGAGATGGATTggggacaataatacaatggcagcGGTTGGACAGGGCGGAGTCTACGGTGGGGACTGATCACGGATGGCCATGGGAGGATTGGTTGGTAAGACTCCACTGTTCATCTTCTTTAATAGGGTTTTGTTTGCCTGCTGCTGCTGGTGATGGGATTGTCACAGGAAACTAGCAAGAATGCAGAGGTGAGTTCCACTCTTCTAGTCGAGTTATTAGGGTTCTTTTAATCACTTAGTACTGCTTCAGTAAAGAGCATAGATTTGGATGAACTGATCCTTTGAACTAAGTTTTTATCAGTGGGAATAGTTATCATTAATCTTTTGTGGAGGTATAAGACCTTGGGCAGTATCTAGCACATGTGAAATCATTGGTATGACTCGTTGGATCTATTCAATGCATCCTTTAGCAGACATTATTGCTTTCTGTCAGTCAGAGCATTTGGCATATTCTAAACTGATGAATCATTCTGAaactgtgtatgtgtgtgtgagagagagagagttaaattTAGGAATTgcttttatgttttaatttgtactATGAACTTAATTATGTAAGTATAGGTAATGCCAAAGTATTATTCTTAAGTTCTCTCTCAAATTTATCAATATAAGAGCAAACatttaagatttttttagatGAGTCCATTTCCTGCACTGTTGCTTTCCTAAACCAAGAACTAGTGATGTCCTAGTCATGAAAGTCCAAGTTGATCTCACAATTTGGTGACAATGGTGGGAAGCTTATAATGCTTTATATTTAAGATCTTTTTGGCTAAGATGAAACCTTTTCCTGCATTGTTGCTTTTGCAAACCAAGAACTAGTGATATCCTAGTCATGAAACTCCAAATTGTTCTCACAATTTGGTGGCAGTGGttgaaagcttactgctttctctttttcataatgCCATAGGCAAGTATAGACCCATGAACCACATGATTAGATTGAGGAGGACATATATAATTCCTTCTTTTTCTCATCCACCCACTTTAAGTTCTTTTGGTGTCTCTGCACTGCACACAAGCATAATGTCAAACTCTCTTGCTTTTATTGTTTGTTAGGTCTGAGGTCCATTGAGGCTTCATTGTGTTGACACTGCAAGTGTAGAAGATGTGATAGGAACACCTTGACAAACAATGAGTGTGTTTAGAACAGGTGGTGATAGGAAAGTGATCATCTATGGGAAAATGCAACAGTAGGTTGACTCGATGGAACTTTCTTCATCACCCTTTTCCCCAAGGACAGAAGAATGGCACAATAACCCCAGAAAACCTAATTGAAGCTGCAACTTTCAGTGTTTTCAGAgaccaagaaaaagaaaacattgttATTGAGGTTTTCagaagactgatgatgaaggaagAAGACATCAAACAAGTGAAACCCATTTTAGTACCTTTCATGGAGTAAGCTAACTGAGGACATGGTAGCACATATAATGAAGTCAGCCTATTAGCTAGTAAATAGAAATAGGTGATGAGGACATCATTGCCAACATGTCATCTCATGAAACAACAAATCAACATGAACAACAGAAGCTAGATGGCATAAACTAATCCCCTGACCTTCTTTAGCATCAATGAATCTTTGAAGCTCATGAAAAGTGAATGGGCTCATACAACATCTCATTTGAAGGTTGTATCTTGGAAAGCAAATGACAACTTGAATTATACATGATTAAGCAGTAAACCATCTTTTGGCTTGTCTGACATTAGAAATTTGAATACTTACATAGTTGTTGTCAAATAAGCAACAAGCTAAGCTTTCAGTTCATAAAGTAGGGGAGAAGTATGCAGTTTGAGCCGCTGGGGCAATCTTAATTCTCTCGGCAAAGAAATCAATGCATGAATCTTCATATTTCGATCTTCTTGCTCTCGTCATCCGAGTATGCCCAATGTGGCTTCGCAGGAATGCGATCAAGAGCTTTCACTCCCAGTGGGTTGTCTTTGCTCTGTTCATACACATAAAAGTGTGAAATGGAAATGAACAGAAATCGAAAAACACAGTCCAAAATATTCTTGAAGATAAATAGAGCATGAGGTTATACATAGATTCATATTCCAGGTCATTATGCTAAATACAACATGAGTCATCACCATTACTGCAGGAATACAACCCCCACCCAGAATCAAACTAGATGAGGACTAATCATTTGTTTGTAACTTTGTATACCTAAAGGTAATTATATACAAATAACTCAAGCTTCGCTTTTTTGCAAGCATGCATAAGCTCAGCTACCAGGTAAAAGATAAGAAGTGCCATCTGTTGGCAACTTTGTATCCAACTTGACATCTAAATAAGACATGACAGTGATATGGGCCTGCTGCCAGTTACGAATTTGTATGTATGCAGCTGGACCACAGTACCAGTCCTAAAAGTCATTTGGCGTATTGTAAAGCCGGTAACTTAAGGAGCACAGAACCATGCTCTAATGACCTCAACTCGCATGCAAATGAGGAAAGTCAATAACAAGATACAACTTTTTAACCCAAGTCTGAACCGAGATACATTTGATCAGCTATGGAATAAGTCGGCATGGAACCAAAGTTGGAATATAtgtgaaattttatgaaaaaaaagtaGGTGTACATGCACACACCTGACACATTAAAACTTTTCTGGACTTTAACAGGACTTGGAAGAActcttttatcaaaattttgaaactaaTATTTTGGACACATCGTTCTTGTTTGTTTCCACTTGGGTTCTTTATTAACAAGTGTCTTCTGTGTCTCACTGATAAATGTGTATATTTCCATCTTTATGACTGCTTAAGCCTAGAATGTTAGAGTTCTCAATGCTTAGTAGAGTGGAATAATACTTTTTAGGGACATGATATGAATTAGAGTTGACAAAGTAATATGTTCAAACTTGTACCATGCTTCAAGTTTGAAATAGAAGTGGATTTAAATCAAGATTCAAAAGAGACTTGTGTAAGACAtgaatgatgcatgaatttagCTTATCTACTTGCTCAATATAGGCTCAAGCATGGTTTGGTATAGAATTAAGCTTGATGCAGTCTTGATCTACTTTGTAACAagtagaatttgttcatttatctA
Coding sequences within:
- the LOC103980740 gene encoding uncharacterized protein At4g06744 → MAIRTLLLVLCIIFLLVSPSLSGRTQLERQRKAIEISIGVGVGGSGSESPTASPSPTDDSGGCSPPASPPSSEPQPSDFPNLKQYYAYLVIQRFKRSITCDPNGVIQTWVGYRPCTYQGFYCAAPPDSPDTPTIASVDFNGFRLCAPTVAGFVDQLPDVALFHANSNNFSGPIPDLTGLPYLYELDVSNNLHSGPFPADVLALSNLIFLDLRYNLFAGSVPASVFALDLDVLFLNNNNFFRPLPADLGSSPVAYLTLANNGFTGPIPRSICNASKTLVEVLFLNNKLSGCLPYEIGLLSIATVFDAGFNQVTGPIPWSFGCLLKVEQLNLAGNLLYGEVPDVVCRLAKDGNLANLSLSGNYFTSLGLSCWDLVKSEVLDVRHNCIVGLPEQRPPSECSKFLWRPKHCPVSHYIPCSLSNCSVKPAASKSTSSEYMTYKALHQPPPN